One stretch of Muribaculum intestinale DNA includes these proteins:
- a CDS encoding YebC/PmpR family DNA-binding transcriptional regulator has protein sequence MGRAFEYRKARKLKRWGNMSRTFTRIGKEITIAAKAGGPDPSTNPRLRALMQNAKAANMPKDTVERAIKKATDKDAGDYKEITYEGYGPHGIAIFVEAATDNNTRTVANVRSYFTKHGGSLGTQGSLTFLFDHKSVFKIKPKEGVGLEDLELELIDYGVDELEDIVDDETGDEQVILYGAFEEYANIQKYLEDNGFEIISSEFERIPNDLKDVTPEQRAAIEKLLERIEEDEDVQNVFHNMREEAE, from the coding sequence ATGGGAAGAGCTTTTGAATACCGCAAAGCAAGAAAACTGAAACGCTGGGGCAATATGTCGCGTACATTTACCCGCATAGGCAAGGAAATCACCATCGCTGCCAAGGCCGGCGGGCCCGATCCATCCACCAATCCGCGTCTGCGCGCGCTCATGCAGAACGCCAAGGCCGCCAATATGCCCAAGGACACTGTAGAACGCGCTATCAAGAAGGCTACCGACAAGGATGCCGGCGACTACAAGGAAATAACATATGAAGGATACGGCCCCCACGGTATCGCCATATTCGTAGAGGCAGCTACCGACAACAATACCCGTACCGTGGCCAACGTACGCTCATACTTTACCAAGCATGGCGGCAGCCTCGGCACACAGGGCTCGCTTACTTTCCTTTTCGACCATAAGAGCGTATTCAAGATTAAGCCCAAAGAGGGTGTCGGCCTTGAGGATCTTGAGCTTGAGCTCATCGACTATGGTGTAGACGAACTTGAGGATATTGTCGATGACGAGACCGGCGACGAGCAGGTAATCCTCTATGGAGCGTTTGAGGAATATGCCAACATCCAGAAGTATCTTGAGGACAATGGATTTGAAATCATATCATCGGAGTTTGAGCGTATCCCCAACGACCTTAAGGATGTAACCCCCGAGCAGCGTGCGGCTATCGAGAAACTGCTTGAACGCATTGAGGAGGACGAGGATGTACAGAATGTATTCCACAACATGCGCGAGGAGGCCGAATAA
- a CDS encoding TIGR02757 family protein: protein MHNSIDRNMEFDIDDMREFLEREAALINRPEFISDDPVQFPRRFESLADIEIVALLSSAIAWGNRKMICRDADRMLALMEHQPYRYMMERGYEDLDPDMNIHRTFFARNLSNFLSGIRGIYVRHGSLADFARAHRVGEDVAPAWRLVELVNAELDKATDGIHDSRCLPGNLAVTALKRVNMALRWLVRDDGIVDMGVWKGVIDKSRLYIPLDVHVGNTARSLGLLERRGNDRRAVEQLTGVLRTMRPADPVYYDYALFGIGVTGKQLD, encoded by the coding sequence ATGCATAACAGTATTGACAGGAATATGGAGTTTGATATTGACGACATGCGCGAGTTTCTTGAGCGAGAGGCCGCGTTGATCAACCGGCCGGAATTTATCAGCGACGACCCGGTGCAGTTTCCCCGTCGCTTTGAGTCGCTTGCCGATATAGAGATCGTGGCCCTCCTTTCCTCGGCCATAGCTTGGGGCAACCGCAAGATGATATGCCGCGACGCCGACCGCATGCTTGCCCTGATGGAGCATCAGCCTTACAGATATATGATGGAGCGAGGCTACGAGGATCTTGACCCGGATATGAATATACATCGTACTTTTTTTGCACGCAATCTTTCCAACTTCCTGTCGGGTATACGCGGCATATATGTGCGTCATGGTTCGTTGGCCGATTTCGCCCGCGCCCACAGGGTAGGGGAGGACGTGGCGCCGGCGTGGCGGCTTGTCGAACTCGTCAACGCCGAGCTCGACAAGGCTACTGATGGAATACACGACTCACGCTGTCTCCCCGGCAATCTTGCAGTTACTGCGCTAAAGCGTGTCAACATGGCTCTGCGATGGCTTGTGCGCGACGACGGCATCGTCGACATGGGCGTATGGAAAGGCGTCATTGACAAATCGCGTCTATACATACCCCTTGATGTGCATGTGGGCAACACGGCCCGATCGCTCGGACTTCTTGAACGTCGAGGCAACGACCGACGTGCCGTAGAGCAGCTTACCGGCGTGCTGCGCACTATGCGTCCCGCCGATCCGGTCTACTATGATTATGCCCTATTTGGCATAGGAGTTACCGGCAAGCAGCTTGACTGA
- a CDS encoding chitobiase/beta-hexosaminidase C-terminal domain-containing protein — MKKVYHKFMSLLVVLVAALQANAGTWSYDWPISATKDKEAGFYNLGSDKTLTTQTRILKEREWTINVPEGCYLGFTTTSGQIVGKVESGVLPVDGFNLVSGSFEGKIKRVSVQSRVVASVAEVTVSVNGKAYTASETPSSIAGDKLVEHTFTSDDIQEGEIKMEFSQTGASKPFYIKKIEVEWEEEAPAFEAPVLSVAAGTYDEAQTVSITAPEGCEIVYTTDGSNPRASETAIIYSAPFTVAETTTVKAVARKEGVYGAVATVQYVIRKDPGISFEKSELTVEWPDDAAGVYLNNPNRVSVSYQCDDNAVAYVDKTGWITTVEKGETTVRAIFTGDDTYYPAEASYRLYVVAKPPMDAPAITPDGGVFDEEVTVTFTATDERARTIWYVIGDAEPEVDQWGLLQEFEINHEPAMTKTFTESTTIWVQAVGDNIWSDVKKATFTVNQKLAAKFTAAQTEVSVASWHFDSEDEMSDWTVTKDTQWTMTASDYSYTVPAFTSVNPSSKYSLYHPYDRNYVSDAAYTPEMVIPENAKVRFWAVFNPVWIYDANLQLIVVEGGSNGTVVWDAFRVSQEAAIDDAKWTQYTVDLSAFAGKTVELAFLYQGTYGEAVMIDDMEIVTANTGDDAVASIVTGEQIDFVDLSRGYPVAWEWSFPGAETETSVEQNPTVVYSNAGSYDVTLTVTNEKGEKNTVTRKNFINVRGIPPTAVIGVPAQAYYSPEAALVVPVGVDLTFTDLTEGKVDSREWKIEGADITTSADKEVTFRYTQAGVYDLDLTVKNSVGESTTYLYQIKAGQEANVWNIAASENPDLTSIALGWYGYYGGTNWLDMPAFAEKFAKPLAPAEISSVNVYFAKATVASADAPVVVSIAKAEDGLPGEVIATSQLKASELVDASETYNDPTVFMFESPVRVETEFFITIGEFPNEDGDDIAMYLARRNMGDRNTAFHQLEVLDDSYRPTGEREWVENTDEGGISFAISPRLTYIGGTSGIDSVDGAYDPEAPAEYYNLQGIRIPSDRVVPGIYVVRQGGTTRKVLVK, encoded by the coding sequence ATGAAAAAAGTTTACCACAAGTTTATGTCGCTCTTAGTCGTGCTGGTTGCAGCGCTACAGGCCAATGCCGGCACATGGAGCTACGACTGGCCCATATCGGCTACAAAAGATAAGGAAGCCGGATTCTATAATTTGGGCAGTGATAAGACTCTTACTACACAGACTCGTATCTTGAAGGAGCGTGAATGGACTATTAATGTGCCGGAAGGATGTTATCTTGGGTTCACTACTACATCCGGACAAATAGTAGGTAAAGTTGAGAGTGGAGTTCTCCCTGTTGATGGGTTCAATCTTGTTTCCGGCTCTTTTGAGGGGAAAATCAAGCGAGTGTCTGTTCAATCAAGAGTTGTGGCTTCCGTAGCGGAAGTGACTGTCAGTGTCAATGGCAAAGCGTATACCGCATCAGAAACACCGTCTTCTATCGCAGGGGATAAGCTGGTTGAGCACACATTTACCTCCGATGATATCCAGGAGGGTGAGATAAAGATGGAGTTCTCGCAGACCGGAGCGTCAAAACCATTCTACATAAAAAAAATCGAAGTAGAATGGGAGGAAGAGGCACCCGCGTTTGAGGCACCCGTACTATCGGTGGCCGCAGGCACTTACGATGAGGCCCAGACTGTCAGCATCACTGCTCCGGAAGGATGTGAGATTGTGTATACTACCGACGGAAGCAATCCGCGTGCATCTGAGACTGCGATTATATACAGCGCTCCGTTCACTGTCGCCGAAACCACTACTGTAAAGGCGGTTGCCCGCAAGGAGGGCGTTTACGGAGCTGTTGCTACAGTGCAGTATGTAATTCGCAAGGATCCCGGTATCAGCTTTGAGAAGAGCGAGCTTACCGTAGAGTGGCCCGACGATGCCGCCGGTGTTTATCTCAACAATCCCAATCGTGTGAGTGTCAGCTACCAATGTGACGACAATGCTGTGGCTTATGTCGACAAGACCGGCTGGATAACAACTGTAGAGAAAGGCGAGACTACCGTTCGCGCCATCTTTACAGGTGATGACACTTATTATCCGGCTGAGGCTTCCTACAGACTTTATGTAGTGGCCAAGCCTCCGATGGATGCGCCGGCGATTACTCCCGACGGAGGTGTATTTGATGAGGAAGTGACTGTTACTTTCACAGCCACCGACGAGCGTGCCCGTACTATATGGTATGTAATAGGAGACGCAGAGCCTGAAGTCGACCAGTGGGGACTGCTCCAGGAATTTGAAATCAACCATGAACCCGCTATGACCAAGACATTTACAGAGAGCACCACTATATGGGTGCAGGCTGTAGGTGATAACATATGGAGCGATGTGAAGAAAGCAACGTTTACTGTAAATCAGAAGCTGGCTGCGAAATTCACTGCCGCACAGACCGAGGTAAGCGTAGCCTCATGGCATTTTGACTCCGAGGATGAAATGTCGGACTGGACAGTGACCAAAGACACCCAATGGACAATGACTGCAAGCGATTACAGCTATACCGTGCCGGCGTTTACTTCGGTAAATCCGTCAAGCAAGTATTCTCTGTATCATCCATATGACCGCAACTATGTGTCGGATGCCGCATATACTCCCGAGATGGTTATTCCCGAGAACGCCAAGGTGCGTTTCTGGGCTGTGTTCAATCCAGTGTGGATATACGACGCCAACCTTCAGCTCATAGTTGTTGAGGGCGGAAGCAACGGGACTGTCGTATGGGATGCATTCCGCGTATCGCAGGAGGCTGCTATTGATGATGCAAAATGGACACAATATACTGTAGACCTGTCGGCTTTTGCCGGAAAGACCGTAGAACTCGCATTCCTTTATCAGGGCACATATGGCGAGGCCGTGATGATTGATGACATGGAAATCGTCACAGCCAATACCGGCGATGATGCTGTGGCATCAATTGTCACAGGCGAGCAGATTGACTTTGTAGACCTTTCGAGAGGTTATCCGGTGGCTTGGGAATGGAGTTTCCCGGGTGCCGAGACTGAGACCTCTGTGGAGCAGAATCCTACTGTTGTTTACAGCAATGCCGGCAGCTATGATGTGACCCTCACAGTCACCAACGAGAAAGGTGAGAAGAATACTGTCACCCGCAAGAACTTTATCAACGTGCGTGGCATTCCTCCGACGGCAGTAATCGGTGTGCCTGCTCAGGCTTACTATTCTCCTGAGGCCGCATTGGTGGTGCCCGTGGGTGTCGACCTTACATTCACCGACCTTACAGAAGGAAAGGTTGACAGCCGCGAATGGAAGATAGAGGGGGCCGACATCACAACCTCAGCCGACAAAGAGGTGACATTCCGCTATACACAGGCCGGTGTCTACGATCTCGACCTTACCGTAAAAAATTCGGTAGGAGAGTCCACCACATATCTCTATCAGATAAAGGCCGGGCAGGAGGCTAACGTATGGAACATCGCCGCATCAGAGAATCCCGACCTTACCAGTATCGCTCTTGGATGGTACGGATATTATGGTGGCACCAACTGGCTTGACATGCCGGCGTTTGCCGAGAAGTTTGCCAAGCCTCTCGCTCCGGCCGAGATATCATCGGTAAATGTCTACTTCGCCAAGGCTACTGTAGCGTCGGCTGATGCTCCGGTAGTTGTTTCAATAGCCAAGGCCGAGGACGGTCTGCCCGGTGAGGTCATCGCAACTTCACAGCTTAAGGCTTCGGAACTTGTCGACGCCTCTGAGACATACAATGATCCTACAGTGTTCATGTTTGAGTCTCCCGTACGTGTCGAGACTGAATTCTTTATTACCATCGGTGAATTCCCCAATGAGGATGGCGACGATATCGCCATGTATCTTGCACGCCGCAATATGGGCGACCGCAATACAGCTTTCCATCAGCTTGAGGTACTTGACGACAGCTACCGTCCCACCGGAGAGCGCGAATGGGTTGAAAACACCGACGAGGGTGGTATTTCATTTGCCATCTCGCCGCGACTCACCTACATCGGCGGTACATCGGGCATAGATTCTGTCGATGGAGCTTATGACCCTGAGGCTCCTGCCGAGTACTACAATCTGCAGGGTATCCGCATACCCTCCGACCGTGTGGTGCCGGGTATATATGTAGTGCGCCAGGGCGGCACTACAAGAAAGGTACTTGTGAAGTAA
- a CDS encoding tetratricopeptide repeat protein, which produces MATTPQQYIQRIDSCIGERRLRDAFVQLRALAALASDWRITEDIDRLEQTYRMMLDYAANGQSDPGRDDLYTSIVAGIRCIADRARYRIERRDSPTMYYSTLRYEALQKGDTMQGLLDRYLSLSDRHSAFNAILGRGEADKKSDARERESLERRIFMRLWVAFPMSAELSSQLKDVFVSAAYSDDFKSLLISSLLLGLLEHYDERRLMLLLDVYASSPSGRLAMQALCGALMAMYICRKSVDVTRLKPRIEALRDTTVWTSDVQKVFMQFIRSRDTDRVSHTINDDLIPRLKKLRPDMLKLDMDASSIDDLQELLSDNPEWNDMLRDSGVADKLKELMKMQEEGADVMMPTFAQLKTFPFFHEPANWFMPFRADHTSITDALGDEAAKIGGLIAAAPFLCDGDKYSFCLALAVAPQAQRRMMLSQINPEVLSELEMRQATLDASGDASARDTAAGKYVQGLYRFFKLFRRKGEFADPFARPLNLLALPLLEKDLHSPETLSAVGEFYFQRGYYEDAAEVLEMRVGSGPVDAQMFQKLGYAYQQTGRLDEALRNYSQAELLNADSLWTRRRLGAVCRLLGRTEEALEHFRIAEKARPDDASIALNIGHCLVELGRHKEALNYFFKAEFMGKKPERAVRPLAWALLLTGDTARAREYYSRLIASLPTYADYLNAGYAAMLDNDMPEAIRLFSMSADSFDGDFTGWLDRFRSSLPSLYPLGFDPLLPPLIVDTLLYRHS; this is translated from the coding sequence ATGGCTACAACACCACAACAATATATCCAACGTATTGACAGCTGCATAGGCGAACGCAGACTCAGGGATGCCTTTGTACAGTTACGCGCTTTGGCTGCTCTTGCCTCCGACTGGCGCATCACCGAGGATATCGACCGTCTGGAACAGACCTACCGGATGATGCTTGATTATGCGGCAAACGGGCAGTCGGACCCTGGACGTGACGACCTTTACACCTCGATAGTGGCAGGGATACGCTGTATAGCAGACCGTGCGCGCTATCGTATTGAGCGACGCGATTCACCGACTATGTATTACTCGACATTGCGGTATGAGGCTCTTCAGAAGGGTGACACCATGCAGGGGCTGCTTGACCGTTATCTGTCGCTGTCCGACCGTCATTCGGCGTTTAATGCCATACTCGGTAGAGGGGAGGCTGACAAAAAGTCAGATGCCAGGGAGCGTGAGTCTTTGGAGCGGCGTATTTTCATGCGGCTGTGGGTCGCATTCCCGATGTCGGCCGAACTTTCCTCTCAGCTTAAGGATGTATTTGTATCTGCCGCCTATAGCGATGATTTCAAGTCGTTGCTCATTTCATCCCTGCTGCTCGGACTCCTTGAGCATTACGACGAGCGACGTCTGATGCTCTTGCTTGACGTGTATGCATCCAGCCCCTCGGGACGCCTTGCCATGCAGGCTCTGTGCGGAGCTCTCATGGCCATGTATATATGTCGGAAATCAGTTGATGTGACACGTCTGAAACCACGGATAGAAGCTCTCCGCGACACCACTGTTTGGACGTCCGATGTGCAAAAGGTATTCATGCAGTTTATACGCTCGCGCGATACCGACAGAGTATCACATACTATTAATGACGATCTCATACCTCGTCTTAAGAAGTTGCGTCCCGATATGCTTAAACTCGACATGGATGCATCGTCGATTGACGACCTGCAGGAATTGTTGTCGGACAATCCGGAATGGAACGACATGCTCCGCGACAGCGGGGTGGCCGACAAACTCAAGGAACTGATGAAGATGCAGGAGGAGGGTGCCGACGTGATGATGCCTACGTTTGCCCAGTTGAAGACTTTCCCCTTTTTCCACGAACCGGCCAACTGGTTTATGCCTTTCCGTGCCGACCACACATCGATAACCGACGCTCTCGGCGATGAGGCTGCGAAAATCGGTGGTCTGATTGCCGCCGCACCGTTTCTGTGTGACGGCGACAAGTATTCGTTCTGTCTGGCACTGGCTGTAGCTCCGCAGGCTCAGCGGCGTATGATGTTGTCGCAGATAAATCCCGAGGTGCTTTCCGAACTGGAGATGCGCCAGGCCACTCTTGATGCGTCCGGCGATGCTTCGGCTCGCGACACTGCCGCCGGCAAATATGTGCAGGGGTTATATCGATTCTTCAAGCTGTTTCGGCGCAAGGGGGAGTTTGCCGATCCGTTTGCCCGTCCGCTCAATCTGCTTGCATTGCCGTTGCTTGAGAAAGATCTACATTCGCCCGAGACACTGAGTGCGGTGGGCGAGTTTTACTTCCAGCGCGGATATTATGAGGATGCAGCAGAAGTGTTGGAGATGCGTGTCGGCTCAGGCCCTGTCGATGCCCAGATGTTTCAGAAACTTGGCTATGCCTATCAGCAGACCGGTAGGCTGGATGAGGCTCTCCGCAATTATTCGCAGGCCGAGCTGCTCAATGCCGATAGCCTGTGGACACGTCGCCGGCTTGGCGCCGTGTGCCGTCTGCTCGGTCGCACGGAGGAAGCCCTCGAGCATTTCCGCATTGCCGAGAAGGCCCGTCCCGACGATGCCTCGATTGCGCTCAACATCGGACACTGTCTTGTGGAGCTCGGTCGCCACAAGGAGGCCCTCAACTATTTCTTCAAGGCAGAATTCATGGGTAAGAAACCGGAGCGTGCGGTGCGTCCTTTGGCCTGGGCACTGCTCCTTACGGGCGACACTGCCCGTGCCCGTGAATATTATTCGCGCCTCATCGCTTCACTGCCCACCTATGCCGACTATCTCAATGCCGGATACGCTGCCATGCTCGACAATGACATGCCCGAGGCTATCAGGCTTTTCTCTATGTCGGCCGACAGTTTCGACGGCGATTTTACCGGATGGCTCGACCGTTTCCGCTCCTCGCTTCCCTCTCTCTACCCCCTTGGCTTCGACCCGCTGCTTCCGCCTCTCATTGTTGACACACTCCTCTACCGTCATTCGTAA
- a CDS encoding aminopeptidase P family protein, whose product MFSKETYTERRRRLAEKVGGGLILLLGNDESGRNFEDAPYPYRQDSTFLYYFGLPYAGLNAVIDADSGESILFGDELSIDHIVWMGTQPTLHEKAHNVGVEHVMTSDSLRGVLDAARKAGRTIHTLPEYRSEHTLKLWRLLDLKPGDHKASVDLIRAIVDQRNHKSDEEIEEIERACNVTADMHIEAIRCVRPGMYEYEVMAALERVAAANNCTLSFNTICTINGQTLHNPYHGNLIKPGDMVLVDAGAETQMGYAGDMTSTIPADRRFTPRQKAVYDVQVAAHQAAVEMLRPGVPFIDVHNRAAEVVAQGMRELGMLSCSAQDAVESGAYALFFQTGLGHLMGLDDHDMENLGEVWVGYDGKPKSTQFGRKSLRLARPLEPGMVHTIEPGVYFIPELIDLWKKEGRFADQIVYSEVEKWRDWGGVRNEEDFLITDTGARRLGKKIPLTTDEVEAMR is encoded by the coding sequence ATGTTCAGCAAAGAAACATATACAGAACGGCGCCGCAGACTTGCCGAAAAGGTGGGCGGCGGGCTGATACTGCTGCTTGGCAATGATGAGTCGGGCCGCAATTTCGAGGATGCGCCTTATCCTTATCGTCAGGATTCGACATTTCTCTATTATTTCGGACTACCATATGCAGGGCTTAACGCAGTAATCGATGCCGACAGCGGCGAGTCGATACTGTTTGGCGATGAGCTGTCGATTGACCATATAGTGTGGATGGGAACACAGCCTACGCTCCATGAGAAGGCCCATAATGTGGGTGTGGAGCATGTAATGACTTCCGACAGTCTGCGCGGTGTGCTTGACGCTGCGCGCAAGGCCGGGCGGACGATACATACGCTGCCGGAATACCGGTCGGAGCATACATTAAAGCTGTGGCGTCTGCTCGACCTTAAGCCCGGTGACCATAAGGCGTCGGTAGACCTTATACGTGCCATAGTGGATCAGCGTAACCATAAGAGCGATGAGGAAATCGAGGAGATAGAACGTGCCTGCAATGTGACCGCCGACATGCATATCGAGGCTATACGCTGTGTGCGCCCCGGCATGTATGAGTATGAGGTGATGGCAGCGCTTGAGAGAGTGGCTGCAGCCAACAATTGTACGCTGTCGTTCAACACCATATGTACCATCAACGGGCAGACTCTGCATAATCCCTATCATGGTAATCTGATAAAGCCCGGCGACATGGTGCTGGTGGATGCCGGCGCCGAGACCCAGATGGGCTATGCCGGAGATATGACTTCGACCATACCGGCCGACCGCAGGTTTACCCCGCGTCAGAAAGCGGTGTACGACGTGCAGGTGGCCGCACATCAGGCTGCGGTGGAGATGCTGCGTCCTGGAGTGCCGTTTATCGATGTACACAACCGTGCGGCTGAGGTCGTGGCGCAGGGGATGAGAGAGCTTGGAATGCTGAGTTGTTCTGCGCAGGATGCCGTTGAAAGCGGTGCATATGCGCTGTTTTTCCAGACCGGTCTCGGGCATCTTATGGGACTTGACGATCATGATATGGAAAATCTCGGCGAGGTGTGGGTAGGCTACGACGGAAAGCCGAAGTCGACACAGTTTGGCCGCAAGTCGTTGCGTCTGGCTCGTCCGCTTGAGCCTGGCATGGTGCATACCATCGAGCCCGGGGTATATTTTATTCCTGAACTTATCGACCTCTGGAAGAAGGAGGGCCGGTTTGCCGACCAGATAGTCTACTCCGAGGTAGAGAAATGGCGCGACTGGGGCGGTGTGCGAAACGAGGAGGATTTCCTCATTACCGATACCGGTGCCCGCCGTCTTGGCAAGAAAATCCCTCTTACAACCGATGAGGTCGAGGCGATGAGATAA
- a CDS encoding carbon starvation protein A, translated as MITFLLCLSALIGAYFVYGKYLDRQAGIDREKPTPARRMADGVDYIRMPRWRTFLIQLLNIAGTGPIFGAILGACFGPVAFIWITLGGIFFGAMHDYMSGMMIVRGDGRSLPEIIGRYLGPGVRDFVRVFSIFLMVLVGAVFLLSPAQLLGTLVPSVPQTWWVGIILVYYVVATMLPVDKVIGKLYPIFGAALIMMALGLLGALLVGDYGIPEMTTFHNYQLDPHALPIIPAMFITIACGAISGFHATQSPMMARCVGNEKECRMVFYGAMISESVIALIWAAVAMAFFGGAGSLSRIMAENGNNPAWAVDVTSRGTLGAIGSVLAMLGVVAAPITSGDTAFRSARLMIADIFNIDQRPLVRRFMICLPLFAVGFGITLVDFGVLWRYFAWANQTLGTIVLWSIVVWLASRGRNYVVAMVPAVCMTYVITSFMFIGEQFLGMQNRVAAYALAGVATLLIAAVVIKRILPYLSKKRDLIVD; from the coding sequence ATGATTACATTTCTTTTGTGTCTGTCTGCGTTGATTGGAGCGTATTTTGTTTATGGAAAATATCTTGACCGACAGGCAGGTATTGACAGAGAGAAGCCGACTCCGGCTCGGCGTATGGCCGACGGTGTGGACTATATACGTATGCCACGCTGGCGTACTTTTCTGATTCAGCTCCTCAATATAGCCGGAACCGGACCTATATTCGGTGCCATACTTGGCGCGTGTTTCGGTCCGGTGGCTTTCATCTGGATTACTCTCGGCGGAATATTTTTCGGCGCTATGCACGACTATATGTCGGGGATGATGATTGTAAGAGGGGACGGGCGTAGTCTGCCCGAAATCATAGGAAGGTATCTCGGACCCGGAGTGCGGGATTTCGTGCGCGTATTCTCGATATTCCTGATGGTGCTGGTCGGCGCGGTGTTTCTGCTCAGTCCGGCGCAGTTGTTGGGTACTCTTGTCCCTTCTGTGCCACAGACATGGTGGGTAGGCATAATCCTGGTGTATTATGTAGTGGCTACCATGTTGCCGGTCGATAAGGTGATAGGCAAACTGTATCCTATATTCGGGGCCGCGCTTATAATGATGGCTCTCGGATTGCTCGGTGCTCTGCTTGTAGGGGACTATGGCATACCGGAGATGACCACATTTCACAATTATCAGCTCGATCCGCATGCTTTGCCGATAATCCCGGCTATGTTTATCACAATAGCGTGTGGGGCGATTTCCGGCTTCCATGCTACGCAGTCGCCTATGATGGCGCGCTGTGTTGGGAATGAAAAAGAGTGCAGAATGGTATTTTACGGAGCCATGATTTCCGAGAGTGTCATTGCGCTTATATGGGCGGCAGTGGCAATGGCTTTCTTCGGGGGAGCCGGTTCCCTGAGCCGGATTATGGCGGAGAACGGCAATAATCCGGCTTGGGCGGTCGATGTGACTTCGCGCGGTACACTCGGTGCGATCGGCAGTGTGCTCGCTATGCTCGGTGTAGTGGCTGCGCCCATCACATCGGGTGATACGGCTTTTCGTTCGGCACGCCTGATGATTGCCGATATATTCAATATCGACCAGCGGCCTCTTGTCAGGCGCTTTATGATTTGCCTGCCATTGTTTGCAGTAGGATTCGGCATAACTTTGGTCGACTTCGGTGTATTGTGGCGTTACTTCGCATGGGCCAACCAGACACTCGGCACTATAGTACTGTGGAGTATAGTGGTATGGCTTGCGTCGAGAGGTCGTAATTATGTAGTCGCCATGGTGCCTGCGGTCTGCATGACATATGTCATCACCTCGTTTATGTTTATCGGTGAGCAGTTCTTAGGTATGCAGAACCGGGTGGCGGCTTATGCGCTGGCCGGAGTGGCCACCTTGCTGATTGCCGCGGTGGTGATAAAGCGGATTCTCCCTTATCTGTCGAAAAAACGAGACCTTATAGTTGATTGA
- a CDS encoding NAD(P)/FAD-dependent oxidoreductase, with protein sequence MKQKLVVVGGGFAGIYLVKHINRRLYDVVLIDSNNYHSFPPLFYQIASAGLDPASIAFPFRREMRKLKPLPEYHFGEVKSIDTDKKTVTTQYETISYDRLVIAAGTRNNFFGMADLDKYVFTIKRTSEALRCRNEILDRFERAAICHDADKRRRLLSFTVIGGGPTGVEIAGALGEMKRFLLKREYPTINPDEMTITLAEGSDRLLQTMSNEASAYALEALRHLMVDVQLGRQMKSYSDNTLTFADGESIYSEMVIWTAGVTAATFNTTGTPFSLGHGGRILVDEFNRAIGFGDDIMAIGDISLHATSDNPRGCPQLAQVAIQQARTLAHNLNRHSWHRTFSYHDKGSMATIGRGRAVADLKRLHLKGWPAWMAWMFVHLISILGMRNKVAVLVNWIWAYFTYPTSLRLLIHPERYPLRHRWGES encoded by the coding sequence TATCGACAGCAACAACTATCATAGTTTTCCTCCCCTATTCTATCAGATTGCATCGGCGGGCCTCGACCCGGCAAGCATAGCTTTCCCGTTCCGCAGAGAGATGCGCAAACTCAAACCTCTGCCAGAATACCATTTTGGCGAAGTAAAAAGCATCGATACGGACAAAAAGACTGTCACAACCCAATACGAGACTATATCATATGACAGGCTTGTCATTGCAGCCGGCACACGCAACAACTTCTTTGGCATGGCCGACCTCGACAAATACGTTTTCACGATAAAGCGCACATCCGAAGCCCTGCGTTGCCGCAATGAGATTCTCGACCGATTTGAGCGGGCCGCCATATGCCACGATGCCGACAAGCGCCGGCGTCTGCTCAGCTTCACTGTAATCGGAGGCGGCCCTACAGGTGTTGAGATTGCCGGCGCGCTTGGAGAGATGAAGCGCTTCCTCTTAAAAAGGGAGTACCCTACAATCAACCCCGACGAAATGACAATCACTCTGGCTGAAGGCTCTGACCGATTGTTGCAGACAATGAGCAACGAAGCATCGGCATATGCACTCGAAGCATTGCGCCATCTGATGGTCGACGTGCAACTCGGGCGCCAGATGAAAAGCTACAGCGACAACACCTTGACCTTTGCCGACGGAGAATCAATATATTCCGAAATGGTTATCTGGACAGCCGGAGTTACAGCTGCGACGTTCAATACTACCGGCACCCCATTTTCCTTAGGCCACGGCGGACGCATACTTGTCGACGAATTCAACCGAGCCATAGGGTTTGGCGATGATATAATGGCCATCGGTGATATCTCGCTGCACGCCACATCCGACAATCCCCGTGGATGTCCGCAACTTGCGCAAGTAGCCATACAGCAAGCCCGCACACTTGCCCACAACCTCAACCGACATTCCTGGCATCGCACATTCAGCTACCACGACAAAGGCTCTATGGCAACAATAGGCCGAGGCCGGGCTGTAGCCGATTTGAAACGCTTGCACCTGAAAGGATGGCCGGCATGGATGGCATGGATGTTCGTGCATCTAATATCGATTCTTGGCATGCGCAACAAAGTAGCTGTGCTTGTCAACTGGATCTGGGCCTACTTCACCTATCCGACCTCACTGCGCCTGCTAATACACCCCGAGAGATACCCGCTGCGCCACCGATGGGGAGAATCCTGA